The sequence GATTTGTTTAATGAGAATAGCTATCAAATCAAGATAATACTTTGGTAATTATTTCTTAAGACAAAATGCAGCGGTTAAATGAATTTGACTGCTGTTTTAAAACAGTCTTCCCTTCCTTGTGGGTAAAGAATAGAGTTCCAATCAGAACCCCCTTATACTACGAAGGAGAATTACCGCAGGAGATAGGGGAAGAGTGCGGTACACTTAAATCATAGGTCAACTAACTATGATTGTTAACATGTTTAGCCTAATTAGTGACCAAAAAATAATTCATATTTTACAGCAGATATTTATACCTAAAGTCATTGGAATTGTAGGTAGGGCAGCAAACGAACATCCCCCGATAAGCTCATTTCGATTAACTGAGCCGGGTGAATCCACATCGCTAACCCCTGCGGTTTCACGTTAATAACGGTATAACCGTTTTTTCGGTTACAGGGACATTACTTATTATGACCAAAAGTCACACCATTATGATCGTTGATGATCATCCATTAATGCGCCGAGGCATTAGACAACTACTTGAATTAGACAGTAATTTTAATGTCATCGCTGAAGCTAACTGCGGTAGTGACGCCATTATTGAAGCGACCAAATGTCAGCCGGATGTCATTCTGCTCGATCTGAATATGAAAGGAATGTCTGGGCTAGATACATTGAAAGCATTAAGAAATGAAGGTGTCGATGCGAGAATTATTATCCTCACGGTTTCTGATGCCCGCAACGATGTGTATGCCATGATTGATGCTGGTGCGGACGGTTATCTGCTCAAAGACAGCGAACCAGAAATATTGCTAGAAAATATCCGTCAGGCGGCACAGGGTGAAAAAGTATTCAGTGATGAAGTCGCGCTCTATTTATCCTCTCGCCACGAACAGGTTAATCCTTTCGGTGAATTAACCGAGCGCGAATTAGATGTGCTGCAAGAAGTGGCTCGCGGGATGTCCAATAAACAGGTGGCTTTCGAATTACACATTTCCGAAGAGACCGTGAAAGTGCATATCCGTAATTTATTGCGTAAGTTGAATGTGCGTTCGCGTGTGGCGGCAACCATCATGTTTTTGGAAAATAAGAAATATTAGCAGCCGCCCAGCAGGTTAATTATCAGCCAACTTTTCTAGCCGCGAGGCTATTCAATGGCCGCTAAGATCAAATCATGGTTATCGTATATCCATTTTTTATTCAGTGGCCCCCAGCTATCTAACTGGTAATAGCCCGCGTTATTGCGCACACCCTGCTGTACAAATGTTAGCGTGACGCCCAAACCGGGCAGTGCTTTTAAGACATCCTGCAACGTTCGCCGTGGCCAGCCAGTTAATTCCATCAAGAGCGGCACGTTCAGCGAGTCACCACGACTAATAAGCCAGCACAGATAGAGACGACGGGCAAATACCGGATTGAGTTCCATACACATTCCTATGTTGAGTGACTGCTATTCAGTCTACTTGATACCCGAAAAAACACCTGTTTATCACTCTTTTCTGTATCAAGGTGAATTAACTCAGCTTTATCGAGGTTTTTTTACAGGTTCTCCTTATTTTCTTCACGTTTCCTTTAGCTTTCCCGCGTAGAGTGCAGTGTAGATTTTGCGGCAAATCATTTTTTCTATAGAGGCTGGCACTGCATGGCAAACTTTTTCATCGACCGCCCGATATTTGCCTGGGTATTGGCGATAATTATGTGTCTCACTGGGGCATTGGCAATCTCAACACTGCCGATTGAGCAATACCCCAATCTGGCTCCGCCGACTGTGCGCATCAGTGCCTCCTACCCCGGTGCCTCGGCGCAAACCCTGGAAAACACTGTCACGCAGGTCATCGAGCAAAGTATGACCGGGCTGGATAATCTGCTGTATATGTCATCACAGAGCAGCAACTCCGGTAGTGCCTCGATAACCTTAACTTTCCAGGCTGGCACCAACCCTAACGAAGCTATGCAACAGGTTCAAAACCAGTTGCAATCTGCCATCAAAAAACTGCCTCAGGATGTACAGCAGCAAGGGGTTTCAGTCTCAAAATCCGGTGATAACACACTGATGATGGTGGCCTTTGTTTCCACCGATGGCAGCATGGATAAGCAAGATATTGCCGACTATGTTGCCAGTAATCTGCAAGACCCCCTTAGCCGAATCGAAGGGGTCGGCAGTATTGATGCTTTCGGTTCGCAATACGCGATGCGGATCTGGCTCGATCCTAACAAACTCAATAATTATCAACTCACTACGCAGGATATTGTCACCGCTATCCAGTCGCAAAATAGCCAGATAGCCGTCGGACAATTGGGCGGGACACCTTCGGTTGATAATCAGGCATTGAATGCCACAATTAATGCGCAATCTCAATTGCAAACACCTGAACAATTCAGGGAAATTACACTACGAGTCAACCAGGATGGTTCACTGGTCACTTTGGGCGATGTGGCAAAGATTGAGATGGGGGCCGAGAAGTATGACTATCTGAGCCGTTTTAACGGGCAAGCCGCGTCGGGGATGAGTGTCAAACTGGCCTCTGGTGCCAATGAGCTGCAAACCGATGCACTGGTAAAAGCCCGGTTGGCCGAACTCGCGCCCTTCTTCCCCCATGGCCTTGAGGCCAAAATTGCTTATGAAACCACCCCCTTCGTCAAAGCCTCAATCAAGGATGTGGTCAAAACACTATTGGAAGCCATTTTGCTGGTGTTCCTGGTGATGTATCTGTTCTTGCAAAATTTCCGCGCCACCCTGATCCCGACCATCGCCGTGCCAGTGGTGCTGCTGGGAACCTTCGCTATCCTATCGGTATTTGGTTTTAGTATTAATACCTTAACCCTATTTGCCATCGTGCTCGCCATCGGGCTATTGGTTGATGATGCCATCGTGGTGGTGGAGAACGTCGAGCGCGTCATGAGCGAAGAGGGATTAGACCCCCGGGAAGCGACGCGCAAATCCATGGGGCAGATTCAGGGCGCATTGGTGGGGATTGCACTGGTGCTATCAGCGGTATTTATTCCGATGGCATTCTTCGGCGGAACTACTGGGGCCATCTACCGCCAGTTCTCCATCACCATCGTCTCTGCCATGGTGCTCTCAGTGCTGGTCGCGCTGATTCTGACACCGGCACTTTGCGCTACCATGCTCAAGCCTATTAAGCCGGGGCATCATCACGGCAAACGCGGCTTCTTCGGCTGGTTCAACCGCATGTTTGATCGCAATGCTCATCGTTACGAGCGGGGCGTGGCGCAGGTGTTGCACCACAGTCTGCGCTATATGCTGCTCTATGTACTGCTGCTAGGCGGGCTGGCGCTATTGTTCGTAAAATTACCGACCTCATTTTTACCACTGGAAGATCGCGGGGTCTTTATGGCACAAGTCCAGCTTCCTGTGGGTTCCACCCAGCAACAGACACTGAAAGTGGTCGAGAAAGTGGAGGACTACTTCCTGACGGCCGAGAAAGAGAGCGTGCTGTCGGTGTTTGCCACCGTGGGCTCCGGCCCCGGCGGTAATGGTCAGAACGTGGCGCGGTTATTCATTCGGCTCTCTGATTGGGAGCTGCGAAAAAGCAGTCATGACTCCTCCTTTGCCATTATTGAGCGCGCGACCAAAGCCTTTAATAAGATAACCGAGGCCAAAGTGTCAGTCAGTAGTCCACCGGCCATTTCAGGTTTAGGTGGCTCCTCCGGTTTTGATATGGAGCTGCAAGATCACGGCGGTTTAGGCCACGATAAACTGATGGCGGCCCGTGACCAACTGTTGCAGATGGCGTCCCAAGACCCGGCCCTGACACGGGTGCGGCATAACGGGTTGGATGATAGCCCGCAGTTGCAGATAGATATTGATCAGCGCAAAGCACAAGCGCTGGGGGTCTCACTGGATGATATCAACAACACGCTGAAAACTGCCTGGGGTTCGACCTACGTTAACGACTTTGTTGATCGCGGGCGGGTGAAAAAGGTCTATGTGCAGTCTGAGGCCACCGCTCGTATGCTGCCGGAAGATGTCAATAAGTGGTATGTGCGTAATAAGAGCGGCGGCATGGTGCCCTTCTCCGCATTCTCTACCACTCGCTGGGAATATGGTTCACCACGGCTAGAGCGCTACAACGGGTACTCGGCGCTGGAGATTGTCGGCGAGGCCGCGCCGGGGGTCAGTACCGGCACCGCGATGAATGTGATGGAGGATCTGGTTAAACAACTGCCAAATGGTTTTGGTCTGGAGTGGA comes from Yersinia bercovieri ATCC 43970 and encodes:
- a CDS encoding winged helix-turn-helix domain-containing protein, translated to MELNPVFARRLYLCWLISRGDSLNVPLLMELTGWPRRTLQDVLKALPGLGVTLTFVQQGVRNNAGYYQLDSWGPLNKKWIYDNHDLILAAIE
- the acrD gene encoding multidrug efflux RND transporter permease AcrD, producing MANFFIDRPIFAWVLAIIMCLTGALAISTLPIEQYPNLAPPTVRISASYPGASAQTLENTVTQVIEQSMTGLDNLLYMSSQSSNSGSASITLTFQAGTNPNEAMQQVQNQLQSAIKKLPQDVQQQGVSVSKSGDNTLMMVAFVSTDGSMDKQDIADYVASNLQDPLSRIEGVGSIDAFGSQYAMRIWLDPNKLNNYQLTTQDIVTAIQSQNSQIAVGQLGGTPSVDNQALNATINAQSQLQTPEQFREITLRVNQDGSLVTLGDVAKIEMGAEKYDYLSRFNGQAASGMSVKLASGANELQTDALVKARLAELAPFFPHGLEAKIAYETTPFVKASIKDVVKTLLEAILLVFLVMYLFLQNFRATLIPTIAVPVVLLGTFAILSVFGFSINTLTLFAIVLAIGLLVDDAIVVVENVERVMSEEGLDPREATRKSMGQIQGALVGIALVLSAVFIPMAFFGGTTGAIYRQFSITIVSAMVLSVLVALILTPALCATMLKPIKPGHHHGKRGFFGWFNRMFDRNAHRYERGVAQVLHHSLRYMLLYVLLLGGLALLFVKLPTSFLPLEDRGVFMAQVQLPVGSTQQQTLKVVEKVEDYFLTAEKESVLSVFATVGSGPGGNGQNVARLFIRLSDWELRKSSHDSSFAIIERATKAFNKITEAKVSVSSPPAISGLGGSSGFDMELQDHGGLGHDKLMAARDQLLQMASQDPALTRVRHNGLDDSPQLQIDIDQRKAQALGVSLDDINNTLKTAWGSTYVNDFVDRGRVKKVYVQSEATARMLPEDVNKWYVRNKSGGMVPFSAFSTTRWEYGSPRLERYNGYSALEIVGEAAPGVSTGTAMNVMEDLVKQLPNGFGLEWTGMSYQERLSGSQAPALYAISLLVVFLCLAALYESWSIPFSVMLVVPLGVIGAVAATWMRGLENDVYFQVGLLTIIGLSAKNAILIVEFASELNNKGKDLVEATLEASRQRLRPILMTSLAFIFGVLPMAVSQGAGSGSQHAVGTGVMGGMISATVLAIFFVPLFFVLVRRRFPGRAARRKA
- a CDS encoding response regulator, which translates into the protein MTKSHTIMIVDDHPLMRRGIRQLLELDSNFNVIAEANCGSDAIIEATKCQPDVILLDLNMKGMSGLDTLKALRNEGVDARIIILTVSDARNDVYAMIDAGADGYLLKDSEPEILLENIRQAAQGEKVFSDEVALYLSSRHEQVNPFGELTERELDVLQEVARGMSNKQVAFELHISEETVKVHIRNLLRKLNVRSRVAATIMFLENKKY